In Desulfoferula mesophila, the genomic window TTGGGCACGTTGTAGGGGCCGGCGCAGTGCACCACCGCCCGGGTCAGGATGGAGGGGCCGTAGGAGGCGTAGCAGCCGGTGTCGGCCAATATCTCGGTTTTGACCGCCACCAGGCGGCCCTCCTTGGTGGCCCCGGTGGTCATGGTCACTACCATGGGGTGGCGCTTGGTGCTGGTCTGGAAGGACTCCTCGCGGCCATAGGTCATGCGCGCCGGGCGGCCAGTAAAGTAGGTGGCCATGGCGCAGAAGTATCCCGGCGAGAGCCCCTGCTTGTCCCCGAAGTAGCCGCCGATGGTGGCGCAGATGATGCGCAGGCGCTCGGGGGGCAGGGCCAGGATGCGGCTCAGCATACTCTGGTCCAGGTGGGCGTGCTTGGTGGGCAGCTTGATCACCAGGACCTCGCCCTCCCACCAGGCCAGGCCCGCCTCGGGCTCCAGATAGGCGTGCTCGATCATCTGGGTGCGGTAGGTGCGCTCGATGACGATGTCGCAACCGGCCAAGGCCGCCGCTCCCTCGCCCCTGAGCAGGCCGCGCTCGAACACCAGGTTGCTCTCGCCGTTGACCACCGGCGCGCCGGGGGCCAGCGATTCCTCCGGGGTGAACACGCCGGGCAGGAGCCGGTAGTCGGGCTTGACCAACCGGGCGGCGGCCTGGGCCTGCTCCAGGGTATCGGCGGCCACCAGGGCCAGGGGGTCGCCCACCCGGCGCACCTTGTCCACGCACAGGGCCGGTTCGTCCTTGAGGCGCGGGCCCAGCATCACCTCGCCGGGCAGATCGGCGGCGGTCCATACCCCCACCACGCCGGGAGCGGCCTTGGCCGCGCCGACGTCCAGGCCTATCAACTCGGCGTGGGCCACCTTGCTGCGGGCCACGGCCAGGTGCAGGGCGCTGTCGGGCTGGTGGTCGCCGGCATAGAGAGCCTTGCCGGTTACCTTGTCCCAGGCGTCGAATTTGAGTACCGGACGGCCGATGCTGTCCTCGGCCATCAGCTTTTCTCCCGGCCGGGGCGGTAGATGGTCTCGGGCTTCAGGCCGCCGGGCACCTTGGCCACCGCCGCCGAGTTGACGCTGCCGGAGATCACCAGGGGGCTGTCTTCCTTAAAGAAATACACGCCGCAGAAGGGGCAGTGCAGCTCCACGGGCAGGGAGTAGAGCAGCATGTCCGCGTAGTATTCGCGGCCGCAGGAGGGGCAGGTAACGCTGAAGATGTCCATCTCAACCCTCCAGGTAGTCGTCCAGGTTAAGGTTTTGCCGCAGCTGTTCGGGCACCTCTCCCCGGCGGGGGAAGGGGCGGTCCAGGGGCCGGGTGGCGTCGATGACCATGCCCGAGGTCTTGATCTCGTGGCGCAGGCTGGGGTCCAATACCTGGCCTTGCAGGTTTCTCAGGATGCTCAGGTCCTGGTCGGCCTGCACCCGGCTGGACAGGGCCCACATCACCTGGGCCAGATCCTCGGGGTCCACGTCGTCGTCCACCACGATCACGTGCTTGATGAAGTTGCTGGCGCTGATGGCGGCCAGGGCGGCGCGCATGGGCTCGCCCTCGGTCTTCTTTTTCAGGCTGATGATCAGGTTGAAAGGCCCGCCCGAGCCCACCCAGCAGGTCTTGATCACGCCCGGCGCCGCCTGCTTGGCCCGCTGGTAGATGCTGGCCTCGATGGGCAGGTGGGCGTTGATGTGCTCGCTGTAGCAGGGGAAGATGTCGATGATGGTGGGGCGCTGGCGGCCGTACACCGCGCTGATCTCCACCACCCAGGAAAGGCGCTGGGGCCCGGCGTAGCCGGTGAACTCGCCGAAGGGCCCTTCAACGCAGCGCTTGCCCGCCAGGATGCGGCCTTCCAAGACCAGCTCCGCCTCGGAGGGCACCAGCAGCTCCTCGCCGAAGCTCAGCGAGGGGATCAGCCCCAGGGGTTCGCCCATGACCCCGCCGGCCACCGCGTATTCGTCGGCGTCCAGGGGGGTGAGCAGCGCTCCGGTGAGGTGGAAGGCCGGATGATGGCCCAGCACCACCGCGATGGGCAGGTCGCGCCCGGCGGCCTCGGCCTCGGCGAAGTAGGCCGACAGATGGCGGGGCGACATGTAGATGGCCAGGTGGGTGGGGTCCAGGTACTGCATGCGGTTCCAGGAGACGTTGTAGCGCCCCTGGGGGCTGCGGCTCACCACGATGGGGGTGAAGTAGGGGCCGCCGTCCAGCTCGGTATGGCGGATCAGGGGCAGGCGGGTGAGGTCGATGTCCTCGCCCTGCCAAACCCAATGGCGCACCGGGGCCTCTGGCAGGGCCACCCGCACCGGCTCCAGGCTTTTGCCGGAAAGCTCCAGCATGCGCTCGATCAGGGGCATGCGCTGGCCGGTGTCCAGGCCCAGGGCCAGGGCGATCTTGCGGAAGGTGCCAAAGGTGTTGTTGAGGATGCGGCAATCGGTGGGGCGGCCCTCAAGGTCGCGCACCTGCTCGAAGAGCACCGCCGGGTAGCGCTTTTGGCTCTCCAGGGCGTCCACCACCGCGGCGCTTTCGAAGGCGGCGGGCTCCACCGGGCGGCGCACCGTTACCAGCTCCCCCGGAGCCTGGGCGGCCAGGGTCTCCAGCCAAGATGTCAGGTCCATTGCCATGGGGATGATGCTTCCTTATTTCCAGTAGGTGGCCATCTGGGCCACGTGGCGGGCCATGGTTTCTTGCGCCGAGTCCGGGTCGTGGCGGCGCACCGCTTCGAATATCTCGACGTGCCCGTCTATGCCCAGGGTGCGCAGCTCGGGAGGCAGGTGATGCCGGCGCACGTTGGTGTAGAGCAAGGGAACCAGGGCCCGCGAGATAAGGTTGAGCACCGTGTTGCCGCAGGCGTCGGCCAACACCAGGTGAAAGTCCAGGTCGCTGATGCTGCGGGGGCGATCCTCTTCCACCACCTGTTGATAGGTGGTTATGGTGTCTCCCAGCCTCCGGAGGTCTTCCTCGGAGGCCAGCCGGGCGGCCAGCGCGGCCACCTGGGGTTCGATGACCAGGCGGGCCTGGGTAAGGTCGGCGATGCTGGCCTTGCCCAGGCGCAGCATCAGGGTGAGAGCCTCGCCCACCGGCTCGGGGCTGGGCTCGCACACGAACACCCCGCCTCCGGCCCCCCGGCGGCTGGTCAACAGGCCCATCTGCTGCAGGCTGATCATGGCCTCGCGCACCGGCACCTTGCTGACCCCCAACTGGCGGGCCAGTTCGCTCTCCGTGGGCAGGCGGTCGCCCACCTTCAGTTCCCCGGCCAGGATCAGGTTGGTGATCTGTTCCCTTACGCTGTCGGAAACCCGCCCATGCTTGACGCTTTCCAGAGATATTTTGCCGCTCAATTTCTCATCCCGTTTTTGGGGCCGCCGCCCGGGCGTTTTGGGGGCGTCCGTGAATAACCTAATATTAGGTTTTATTAGATTAGGTTAGGTTCCACTAAGTGGTCAAGAAGCAATATTGTACGATTTACGAGCGCCTTTAGGGCAAATTTTGGGGGCAAAGCAAAAAAAACTAAGGGCCGCCCCGGATGGGACGGCCCGAAATGCTTGGGAAAATTAAATCCGGTTAGATGGGGAACACCGTGTAGCGGCCATAGGGCACAAAAGCTACCTTGGCGTCGGGCCCATGTTTTTTCATGGCCGCGTCAAAGGCTTCTTGCAGGCTGGCGGTGACTTCGAGGCCTACCCCCTTGGCCATGGGCAGGTTTTGCTCCATGGTCACCACCTGCACGTCGCGCTGCATCAGGGCCCGGTACAGGGGGTACCAGATGCAACCGGCCCACAGCTCGCGCTCGCCCTTGACCAGGGCGGTCAGGGCCTTGACGTGGTTGGCCTCGTTGGCGGGCATGTAGTCTTGCATCAGGTCCATGAGGGCGAAGCCGGGCCAGTCGCCGTAGCCGGGGCAGGGGCTGCAGAAGATGATGCTGCTGTCCTCATGGGTCAGGGGCAGCATGTTGACGATGGCCCAGTTGGTGTGGAAGAAAAGGTGGTTGGTGGGCGCGGTGGAGCCGGTGATCACGATGTCCGGCGCTTCTTCGGGCTCGAACTTGTAGATGTTGTCATAAAAAGACACCGCGGCCATGTGGGATTCCACCGGGTCGCCGGCGTTGACGTAGATGATGTCCCAGTTGTTGGCCACCACCACGTTGATGCCCACGTCCACGCCCACCAGGTCCAGGGCCTCGTATTTGTCCTGCTGCATGCGGCAGTAGTTGTTGCCGGGCAGGCAATCCGGGGCCAGGCTCATGATGTGGTTGCTCTCGATGGTCTCGTTGCCCGACACGGCGGGAATGATCATGCCCGAGCCGCCGTAGCCCCACAGGGTGGCCTGGGTGGTGCTGATGGTGATGACCACGTCGGCCTCGGCCACCACCTTGAGCACCCACAGGGGGGTTCCCGCCGTGGTGGTGCCCAGATACACGTAGTTATCCGGGTCGCTCACGTCGTTGCACTGCACCGGCACGTTCTTGGACATGACCTCGGCGCCCAGCTTTTCGGCGATTTCCTCGGGCGAGAGGGGGGGCACCTTGCCGCAGCCGATGGCGATGGAGGCGCTGCCGCCCACCGCGCTCACCATGTCCAGCAGGGTGGGCAAAAACAGCTTGGCCTGGGCGGCGCGGAACTGGTTTTCGGTGATGATGCACACCTTGCAGCCCGGGGTGAGCAGCTGGGAAAGTTTGCGGCCTCCCACCGGGTTCTCCAATGCCTGGAGCATGGTGGCCACGGGATCGGCCAGGGCCGGGGGCTCTTGGGCCGCGTAGGTGGTCAGATTTTGGTCCGGGACTTCTAGCTCCAGAACTACTCCGAGTTCCTCGGCCGTTTCGTACGGCACTTTGATTAGGGCCATGTATCGCGCTCCGTGTTCTTGAGGTTCAACGGACGCCGGCCTTCGTGGGCGGCGTCCCATGGTGTATCCGCTATTGATGTTTTTATACTATCAAATACCGCGGCACGCCGAATCCCCAAATCCATTCGGGCAGACAATTTTCCTAAATTCCTGAGAGGCGAGAGGGCGCCGCGGCGCCTCAGACAAAGCCGGGACGCCGCGGCGGCGAGGAGCTACTGAACCAGGAAGGGCTGCCCCACGCTGTTGATGCCGCGAGCGCCCAGGTAGGGGGTGGTCCAACGGCCCAGGTTGGCGATGATCTTGGGCACCACGCTGGAGCCTTCCTTGACGATCTCGCCGATGTACATGGGCTGGACCAGGTCGTGGTTGACGTCCAGCTCAACCGGACCGCGCGGGCTGTCCAGCTTCATGTGCTCCAGGGCCTTTACGATCTTGGCCGAATCGGTGTCGCCGCCGGTGGTCTTCACCGACTTGAGGATCATCTGGCCGGCGTCGTAGCCATGCACCGAGCTCATGGACACCGAGACGTTGGGGTCGTTCTTGGTGAACTTGTCGTAGGCCTTTACGAACTCCTTGTTCACCGGGTTGTCCAGGGTGATGGCCCAGTTGAAGCCGCAGTGCCAGCCCAGGGCCGCGTCCTTTTGAGCCATTAGAAGGTTGCGCTCAAAGAACCAGCCGGTGGTGGTCATCTTGACCTTTTTATTGAGGCCGAACTGGGCCGCCTGGCGGCAGTAGTTGACCGCGTCGTTGCCCGCGAACCAGCCGAAGTAAACGGGCGCGCCGGACTTGGACAGCTTGGTCAGGTAAGGGGCATAGTCCTTTTCGTTGAGCGGCGGGTAGGCCGAGCCCACGATCTTGCCGCCCTTGCCCCGGAAGGCCATGGTGAAGGCCCAGACCTCGTGGTGCCCGGCGGCGTAGTTGGCCCCGCCCACGAAGCACTGGTCGCCCAGGTTGTCCTTGACCCATATTCCGGTGGGATGGGCGAAGATCCAGTGGCTGATGGAGGAGCGGAATACGTAGGGGCTGTAAAGGTTGCCCGACAGCTCCACGTTGCCCGCGGTGGGGATGATCATGGGGACCTTTTTCTCGTTGGCGTAGTTGCGCATGGCCACGCACACCGCGCTGCTCACCGGCCCCACCAAGAAGTCCACCTTGTCCTTGTCCACCAGCTTGCGGGTCTTGGTCAGGCCCACGTTGGGCTTCATCTCCGAGTCTTCCTTGATGACCTCGAATTTGCGGCCCTTATACGCTCCGCCCGCCTGGTTCAGCGCCAGCTCCAGTCCGGCCACCACCCGGTCGCCGATGACCTTGTAAGCCCGGGAGAAGGGCAGAACAACCCCGATCTTGATGGGGCCCGAGCCGCCGGCGGCAAAAGCGGGCGCGCCGCTCAAAAGGTTGCCGGCCATGCCGCTGAGCGCGGCGGCCCCGGCCACAGTGGCCGACTTTTTCAGGAAACTTCTTCTGGTGACGTCCTTTTTCTTTTCCTCCACGATTCCCTCCTTTTTTTCTTAATGCATTAACCGGCCCCCGGAGATGCCTCCCGCCACGGAAAATGCTCCGGGGGAATTTTCTCGTTTTGCCCTAGCCGGGAGCCTCGCATTCGGCCACCGAGGTGGACACGCCCAGGGTTTGGATCAAAATGTCCTCGTTGCAGGCCAGCTCCTCGGTGGTGCCGCTGAAGCGGATCTCTCCCTTTTCCAGGATGTAGTGCCGGTCGCAGGCGCTTAGGGCCATCTTCACGTTTTGCTCCGAAAGCAGGATGGTGATGCCCGTGGTCTTGATGTCCAGGATCAGATCCCTGAGCTCCTGCACCACCAGGGGGGCCAGCCCCTCGCTGGGCTCGTCCATGAGCAGGATGGAGGTATCGCCCAGCATGGCCCTGGCGATGGCCAGGAGTTGCCGCTGACCTCCGCTGAGGCCCCGCACCTTTTGATGGCGCTTTTCTCCCAGGATTGGGAAGCGGTCGTAGGCGGTTTGGATCTGGGCCGGGACATCCTGGCCCCGCTGGGCCACCAGGGCCAGGCGCAGGTTTTCCTCCACCGTGAGCTTGGGGAACACCCCGCGTCCCTGGGGGCACAGACGCACCCCCTGGCGGAACACGTCGTGGGGCTTGAGCTTGGTCAGCTCCACCGAGCCGTTAACCAGGATGGAGCCGGAGCGGGGAGGGGTGAGCTGCATCACCGAGCGCATGAGGGTGGTCTTGCCCGCACCGTTGCGCCCGATGAGAGACACCGCCTCGCCTTTGGCCAGCTCCAGATTCACGCCGTGCAGCACGTGGCTGAGCCCGTAGTAGGTGTGCACATCACTTAGTTGCAACATGGCTACAGCCCCCCCAGGTACACGCGCTGTACTTCCTCGTTGGCTTCGATTTCACTGGGCGGCCCCTCGGCGATCTTTTCGCCGTAATGGATCACCAGGATGCTGTCGGATACCTTCATGACAAACTCGATGTCGTGTTCGATGAGCACGATGGTCACCCGTTCCGAGAGCCTCTGGATCAGCTCGATCATGGACAGGCTCTCAAAGCGGCTCATGCCCGAGGTGGGTTCGTCCAGCATCAACAGGGCCGGATCGGTGGCCAAAGCCAGGCCGATCTCCAGCTTGCGCTGGTCGCCGTAGGAGAGCTCCTGGGCCAGGCGGTCCTGGTGCTCGGCCAGGCCGGTCCACCCCAGCACCTCGTCGGTTTTCTCCTCCAGGCGGTCGGCCGGGGAGAGGCCCCGCCAAATGCTGGAGCGGCGCTCCAGGCGCGACTGCACGGCCAGCTCCAGGTTTTGGCGCACGCTGAGCTTCAGGAAAAAGTTGTTTATCTGGAAGGAGCGGGCCAATCCCAAACGCGAGAGCTGGTGAGGCTTGGCGCCGGTGATGTCCTTGTCCTGGAAGGTCACCTTGCCTTCGTCAGGAGGGAAGCGGCCGGTGATCACGTTGAAAAGGGTGGTCTTGCCCGCTCCGTTGGGCCCGATGATGGCCTTGAGCTCGCCCTGGCGCACCTGGAAGTTGAGGTGGTTGAGGATAAGCAGTTGGCTGAAGCTTTTGCTGAGGTCCTGCACGTTGAGCATGGCTATTTCCTCCACCACCGGATCTTGGAGGCGATGCCCATCACCCCGCTGGGCGCGAAGATGATCGTTAGCACGAAGAAAAAGCCGATGAAGATCATCCAGTTTTCGGTGAGGGAACTAAGCTCGTCACCCAGCAGGATGATGATGGCCCCGCCCAAGACCGGCCCTACCAGGGTGCCCATGCCCCCCAGCACGGACATGAGGATCAGGTCGCCGGACAGGCTCCAGTGCAGCATGCCCGGAGACACGAAGTCCTGGTAGGCGCCAAAGAGCACCCCGGCCACCGTGGCCAGGCACGCCGAGATTATGTAGCTCTTGATCTTCATCTTGCGGATGTTGTAGCCCAGGTAGCTCACCCGCTCGTCGTTTTCGCGGATGGCCACCAGCACCTTGCCGAAGGGGCTGGTGATTACCCGTCTACAGATAAAGTAGGTGGCCACGAAAAACAGCAGCACCAGGTAGTAGAACCCGTAGGGCCGGGTGACCTCGGCTATCCACAGGCCGGGGATGCCCACCGTGGCCTTGGCTATGCTGATGCCGTTGTCGCCGCCGGTGACCGTGGTCATGTTGAAGGCGGCCAGATAGAAGAACTGGGCAAAGGCCAGGGTGAGGAACACGAAGAAGATGTCCTTGGTCTGGGTGGAAAAGAAGCCCACGAACAGGCCCACGATGAGGGCCGCTGCCAGGGCCACCAAGAGCACCGGGGCCAGGTTGGTGGTCAGGTTGTTGATGGTGAAGGCGGCGGCATAGCCCCCCAGGCCGAAGAATAGGGCGTGGCCCAGGCTGACCAGGCCGGTGTAGCCGGCCAGGATGTCGAATCCCAGGAGCATGATCCCGAAGATTAGAACCTTGGTGAACAGGTCCAGGTAGTAGTCGGAGAACAGGGCCGGAGAGCCCAGGGGGAGCAACACCAACAGCAGCAGCACCGCCAAGAGATAGATTCGTTTAGCACCCAACATCATTGCCTCAGCCCTTTATGAACGCGCTTGGTGACACCCATGGCTTCTACTCCGTCTCCGGCACCAGGCCGGAGGGGCGGAACAGCAGGATGGCGGCCATTACGATGTAGATGGCGGCGTCGGCAAAGCCGGTGAGGAACACCGCTCCCAACTGGACGGCCTGGCCTATGATCAAAGCTCCGATCACCGCTCCGCGTATGCTGCCCAGGCCGCCCACGATAACCACGATGAAGGCGTCGATGATGATGTCCACGCCCATCTGGGGATAGACGGTGCGCATGGGGGCCACCACCGCCCCGCCCACCGCCGCAAAGGCGGCGCAGACCACGAACACCACGGTGAACACCTTGCGGGTGTCGATGCCGTGGGCCTCCAGGGTTTCGATGTCCTCGGTGCCCGCCCGCACCACCACGCCCCAGCGGGTCTTGGAGATCAAAAGCCAGATGGCTATGGCCAGGACGATGCTGAACACCAAAACGAACAGGCGGTAGGTGGGGTAGTAGACCCCGAAAAGATTGGTGGCGCCGGCCAGGAAGCCGGGCATTTCTATGGAGTAGATGTCGTTGCCCCAGATGAACTTGATGGCGTTTTGCACGATGAGGCTGATGCCGAAGGTGAGCAGCAGGTGATGCAGGGGCGGTCGGCCGTACAGGGGCCGCAGGGAGAAGAATTCAATGACAAAGGCCACCACCCCCACCGCGATGGGCGCGGCCAAAAGGCCCAGCCAGAAGTTGCCGGTGAAGGCCACCACCGTGTAGCCGAAATAGGCGCCCAACATGTACAGCGAACCATGGGCGAAGTTGAGAACCTCCAGCATGCCGAAGATGATGGTAAGGCCGCCGGCCACCAGCATGAGGACCATGCCCAGAGTCAGGCCGTGCAATATGGTAGTTATCAGGGTTGAAAAATCCATCAGTGCCGCCGCGCTCCAAAGGTGTCGTCTGGTAGGAAGCCTGCCTGGGCCCCGGCCGAACCAGGGGAATGTCCTGCGGTGGCCCGCTGCCCCTGCCGTGTGGGCAATCCGGCGCTCACTGTACGAATCGTCGCCCTGGGGCGAGCGCCCTGGTGGACGGGTTTATGCCACGGCAAAGACAGGTCCGCCGGACCCGGCGGATATTCCGCCAAATATTTTCGATGTCCGCCTAGTATTCACCTGGTGAATAGTGCGGTTCTTTTCAGTGTAGAGCTATGATGGGGCACGGCCTAAAAAAACAGCCGATACCAAGGGCAAAATTCGGGAACAGCGAAGAGCGTGGTGCGAAGCCGGCAACGAGCTAGGTAGGTTATTCGATTGGCGCCGGCGGAGAGTGAAAATCAACTGTTGTTTTGCTTGCCCTTTGCATAGTTCGCAATATGAACTATGCGTTTCTTAAATTATGATAGTAAAGTGACGCCATTTGTGTCAAGGCAAAATTATGGCCGCCGCCCCGGGCCGGTGGCGTCTGGGATTTTCACGGGCTAGGCGCAGCGGGGCAGGGCGAAACGTCCTTGGTGGTGCAGCCGGAAATAGGCTTGGGCCTCCTCGGGGCCCAGGTAGCGGGCCAGGTACTTGGGGTCGGCTTCCAAAAGATCGGCGGCCATGAGGCAGTCCAGCGCGTCGCCGAAGGCGGGGTCCACGTTCCAACCCACGGCCTTGGCCGCCAGCTTGGTGTACTGCTTGATGAGGATGGGCAGACCCCAGCCGCTGGGCTCTATGTCGCCGATCATCTCCGACAGCTCGTCCAGGTCCGCCACTTGACGCAGCCACTCCTCGGGGTGTCTCTGCGCCTGGCGGGGCCACTGGGGCGGGCGCCGGGGCGCGGCCAGCCCGGCCAGGGGCGAGGGGTAGTTGTGGTCCAAAAAGCGCTGGATCAGGCGGCGGGACAGGGGGCTGAAGCGGTTGGAGATGCTCACCGGGCCCAGGATGTAGCGGTAGCGGGGCATGGCGGCGATGAGGTGGCCGATGCCCTTCCACAGCAGGAGCAGGCCCGAATAGGAGCGCTGGTACTTGGGGTCCAGGAAGGAGCGCCCCAACTCGATGGCCGGGTCGCAACGGTTGAAAAACTCCGGCTGGTAGTCGAACAGGGTGGCGGTGTAGAGGCCCCGCGCCCCCCGGCGGGACAGGATCTTATCCACCAGGCCCAGACGGTAGCCCCCGGCCAGTTCCTGGGCCTCATGGTTCCACAGGCACAGATGCAGGTAGTAGTCGTCAAAGCGGTCCAGGTCGCGGGTCTGGCCGGTGCCTTCGCCCACCTGGCGGAAGCTCAACTCACGCACCCGGCCCACCTCGTCCAACAAGCGGGGGGCCTGGCGTCCCCGCGCGTAGAGCACGGTGAACTCGCCGCTGGTGATGAGCTTTTGCGCCGGAGGCAGGGCCGCCACCTCGGCGGCGGCCGACAGGCGGCGGGCCGGGGCCGGGGGAGGCATCAGCCCGGCGGGCGGCTCGGGCGGCTCCTCTTCGGGCCGGCCCTTTACCGCGCCCAACAAATACACCCGCCGCCGCAGATATTCGCTGGCCTCGCGGGAGCCGGCGCGCGCGGCCAGGCGCTTGTAGGGGATGGGCGAGCCGATGCGCGGGCGCACCTCGCTGCCGATCTTGTTGACCAGCTCGCGGGGCAGCAGGGCGGTGCGCAGGCGGGGGTGAGCCAGACCGGCCACCTGGAACAGGGCGCTGTTGCGGCCGGGGAAGAACACCGGCAGCACCTTGGCCTTGGCCCGCCGGGCCAAACCGGCGGCCATGGGGCTCCAGGAGGGATCTTCCACCCGCCAGCGCCCCCAGGCCAGGCTGGACACCTCGCCGGCGGGAAACACCACCAGCATGCCGCCCTGTTCCAGCCAGCGCAGAGCGTCGCGCAGGGGGCGGAAGTTTTGCTCCACCGCCTGGCCGGAGGCGAAGGGGTCCACCAATAGGAACATGTCGCGCAACTCGGGCACTCGGCTGAGAATATAGTTGGCCATCACCTTGACGTCCGGGCGCACCTTGAGCAGCAGGCGGGCCAGGATGAGACCCTCCAGGGCGCCGTAGGG contains:
- a CDS encoding UbiD family decarboxylase, which translates into the protein MAMDLTSWLETLAAQAPGELVTVRRPVEPAAFESAAVVDALESQKRYPAVLFEQVRDLEGRPTDCRILNNTFGTFRKIALALGLDTGQRMPLIERMLELSGKSLEPVRVALPEAPVRHWVWQGEDIDLTRLPLIRHTELDGGPYFTPIVVSRSPQGRYNVSWNRMQYLDPTHLAIYMSPRHLSAYFAEAEAAGRDLPIAVVLGHHPAFHLTGALLTPLDADEYAVAGGVMGEPLGLIPSLSFGEELLVPSEAELVLEGRILAGKRCVEGPFGEFTGYAGPQRLSWVVEISAVYGRQRPTIIDIFPCYSEHINAHLPIEASIYQRAKQAAPGVIKTCWVGSGGPFNLIISLKKKTEGEPMRAALAAISASNFIKHVIVVDDDVDPEDLAQVMWALSSRVQADQDLSILRNLQGQVLDPSLRHEIKTSGMVIDATRPLDRPFPRRGEVPEQLRQNLNLDDYLEG
- a CDS encoding FadR/GntR family transcriptional regulator, producing MSGKISLESVKHGRVSDSVREQITNLILAGELKVGDRLPTESELARQLGVSKVPVREAMISLQQMGLLTSRRGAGGGVFVCEPSPEPVGEALTLMLRLGKASIADLTQARLVIEPQVAALAARLASEEDLRRLGDTITTYQQVVEEDRPRSISDLDFHLVLADACGNTVLNLISRALVPLLYTNVRRHHLPPELRTLGIDGHVEIFEAVRRHDPDSAQETMARHVAQMATYWK
- a CDS encoding lactate racemase domain-containing protein, translated to MALIKVPYETAEELGVVLELEVPDQNLTTYAAQEPPALADPVATMLQALENPVGGRKLSQLLTPGCKVCIITENQFRAAQAKLFLPTLLDMVSAVGGSASIAIGCGKVPPLSPEEIAEKLGAEVMSKNVPVQCNDVSDPDNYVYLGTTTAGTPLWVLKVVAEADVVITISTTQATLWGYGGSGMIIPAVSGNETIESNHIMSLAPDCLPGNNYCRMQQDKYEALDLVGVDVGINVVVANNWDIIYVNAGDPVESHMAAVSFYDNIYKFEPEEAPDIVITGSTAPTNHLFFHTNWAIVNMLPLTHEDSSIIFCSPCPGYGDWPGFALMDLMQDYMPANEANHVKALTALVKGERELWAGCIWYPLYRALMQRDVQVVTMEQNLPMAKGVGLEVTASLQEAFDAAMKKHGPDAKVAFVPYGRYTVFPI
- a CDS encoding ABC transporter substrate-binding protein, giving the protein MEEKKKDVTRRSFLKKSATVAGAAALSGMAGNLLSGAPAFAAGGSGPIKIGVVLPFSRAYKVIGDRVVAGLELALNQAGGAYKGRKFEVIKEDSEMKPNVGLTKTRKLVDKDKVDFLVGPVSSAVCVAMRNYANEKKVPMIIPTAGNVELSGNLYSPYVFRSSISHWIFAHPTGIWVKDNLGDQCFVGGANYAAGHHEVWAFTMAFRGKGGKIVGSAYPPLNEKDYAPYLTKLSKSGAPVYFGWFAGNDAVNYCRQAAQFGLNKKVKMTTTGWFFERNLLMAQKDAALGWHCGFNWAITLDNPVNKEFVKAYDKFTKNDPNVSVSMSSVHGYDAGQMILKSVKTTGGDTDSAKIVKALEHMKLDSPRGPVELDVNHDLVQPMYIGEIVKEGSSVVPKIIANLGRWTTPYLGARGINSVGQPFLVQ
- a CDS encoding ABC transporter ATP-binding protein, translating into MLQLSDVHTYYGLSHVLHGVNLELAKGEAVSLIGRNGAGKTTLMRSVMQLTPPRSGSILVNGSVELTKLKPHDVFRQGVRLCPQGRGVFPKLTVEENLRLALVAQRGQDVPAQIQTAYDRFPILGEKRHQKVRGLSGGQRQLLAIARAMLGDTSILLMDEPSEGLAPLVVQELRDLILDIKTTGITILLSEQNVKMALSACDRHYILEKGEIRFSGTTEELACNEDILIQTLGVSTSVAECEAPG
- a CDS encoding ABC transporter ATP-binding protein — translated: MLNVQDLSKSFSQLLILNHLNFQVRQGELKAIIGPNGAGKTTLFNVITGRFPPDEGKVTFQDKDITGAKPHQLSRLGLARSFQINNFFLKLSVRQNLELAVQSRLERRSSIWRGLSPADRLEEKTDEVLGWTGLAEHQDRLAQELSYGDQRKLEIGLALATDPALLMLDEPTSGMSRFESLSMIELIQRLSERVTIVLIEHDIEFVMKVSDSILVIHYGEKIAEGPPSEIEANEEVQRVYLGGL
- a CDS encoding branched-chain amino acid ABC transporter permease yields the protein MMLGAKRIYLLAVLLLLVLLPLGSPALFSDYYLDLFTKVLIFGIMLLGFDILAGYTGLVSLGHALFFGLGGYAAAFTINNLTTNLAPVLLVALAAALIVGLFVGFFSTQTKDIFFVFLTLAFAQFFYLAAFNMTTVTGGDNGISIAKATVGIPGLWIAEVTRPYGFYYLVLLFFVATYFICRRVITSPFGKVLVAIRENDERVSYLGYNIRKMKIKSYIISACLATVAGVLFGAYQDFVSPGMLHWSLSGDLILMSVLGGMGTLVGPVLGGAIIILLGDELSSLTENWMIFIGFFFVLTIIFAPSGVMGIASKIRWWRK
- a CDS encoding branched-chain amino acid ABC transporter permease; its protein translation is MDFSTLITTILHGLTLGMVLMLVAGGLTIIFGMLEVLNFAHGSLYMLGAYFGYTVVAFTGNFWLGLLAAPIAVGVVAFVIEFFSLRPLYGRPPLHHLLLTFGISLIVQNAIKFIWGNDIYSIEMPGFLAGATNLFGVYYPTYRLFVLVFSIVLAIAIWLLISKTRWGVVVRAGTEDIETLEAHGIDTRKVFTVVFVVCAAFAAVGGAVVAPMRTVYPQMGVDIIIDAFIVVIVGGLGSIRGAVIGALIIGQAVQLGAVFLTGFADAAIYIVMAAILLFRPSGLVPETE
- a CDS encoding lysophospholipid acyltransferase family protein; the encoded protein is MPPSSAEAIFRPAFNWPRPVPAPVADKMGAAISRLFYLARLEAIYRQVNPAQQGQAAFIDAVLRQMGVAWRVSDLELKRVPAKGPVVVVANHPYGALEGLILARLLLKVRPDVKVMANYILSRVPELRDMFLLVDPFASGQAVEQNFRPLRDALRWLEQGGMLVVFPAGEVSSLAWGRWRVEDPSWSPMAAGLARRAKAKVLPVFFPGRNSALFQVAGLAHPRLRTALLPRELVNKIGSEVRPRIGSPIPYKRLAARAGSREASEYLRRRVYLLGAVKGRPEEEPPEPPAGLMPPPAPARRLSAAAEVAALPPAQKLITSGEFTVLYARGRQAPRLLDEVGRVRELSFRQVGEGTGQTRDLDRFDDYYLHLCLWNHEAQELAGGYRLGLVDKILSRRGARGLYTATLFDYQPEFFNRCDPAIELGRSFLDPKYQRSYSGLLLLWKGIGHLIAAMPRYRYILGPVSISNRFSPLSRRLIQRFLDHNYPSPLAGLAAPRRPPQWPRQAQRHPEEWLRQVADLDELSEMIGDIEPSGWGLPILIKQYTKLAAKAVGWNVDPAFGDALDCLMAADLLEADPKYLARYLGPEEAQAYFRLHHQGRFALPRCA